The following are encoded together in the Halobaculum limi genome:
- a CDS encoding PQQ-binding-like beta-propeller repeat protein has product MPSRRRYLATLGAGAVAGFAGCSDVVGRPAASDPPAPETPPLDAERQIYGSDGRWSSFGCNASNTRSVHGIHAGEAPVDGVSEDWRVSVPGLQRRAPVVADGTVYLPGRDAVRAYDAADGSELWRAEGVRDHPVVRGDTAFVADSLDRAVRALDADTGEERWSVSVDAPPVGPTQYPGQPLVVGAGETVHALDPASGDEVWSRQVFGSVLASPPVWRGHTVAVATEAGEVSLLRLSDGQGVWRYRLPARPTCPPSADSDSVYVTCLDGATYALGDDGNPASDPYWSVDTGWTRLGLGVDSGLVFAGSTQGLHALDAESGDKRWTHDIGDWEVTAPAIGRDTLFVGGDRLWALDPTEGGGDAGPPVRFERSFDGRVGPGPVLDDGTLYVVAETGAESTHLVALS; this is encoded by the coding sequence ATGCCCTCCAGACGCCGGTACCTCGCGACCCTCGGCGCGGGCGCAGTCGCCGGGTTCGCCGGGTGTTCAGACGTCGTCGGTCGCCCTGCCGCGTCTGACCCGCCGGCCCCCGAGACACCGCCGCTCGACGCTGAAAGACAGATCTACGGCTCTGACGGGAGGTGGTCGAGTTTCGGCTGCAACGCCAGCAACACCCGTAGTGTCCACGGCATCCACGCGGGGGAAGCGCCCGTCGACGGCGTCAGCGAGGACTGGCGTGTGTCGGTTCCGGGCCTCCAGCGACGCGCACCCGTCGTCGCCGACGGGACGGTGTACCTCCCCGGACGCGACGCCGTGCGGGCGTACGACGCCGCCGACGGGAGCGAACTGTGGCGCGCCGAGGGCGTGCGTGACCACCCGGTCGTGCGGGGTGACACTGCCTTCGTCGCCGACAGCCTCGACCGGGCGGTCCGTGCGCTCGACGCCGACACCGGCGAGGAGCGCTGGTCAGTCTCGGTCGACGCGCCACCCGTCGGCCCGACGCAGTACCCCGGGCAACCGCTCGTCGTCGGCGCAGGGGAGACGGTCCACGCACTTGACCCGGCGTCCGGCGACGAGGTGTGGTCTCGACAGGTGTTTGGCTCAGTGCTCGCGAGTCCGCCAGTGTGGCGGGGACACACCGTCGCCGTCGCGACCGAGGCAGGAGAGGTGTCGCTCCTCCGCCTGTCCGACGGGCAGGGGGTGTGGCGCTATCGCCTGCCAGCGCGGCCGACGTGCCCGCCGTCTGCCGACAGTGACTCGGTGTACGTCACCTGTCTGGACGGGGCGACCTACGCCCTCGGCGACGACGGCAACCCGGCGAGCGACCCGTACTGGAGCGTCGACACCGGATGGACGCGTCTCGGACTCGGCGTAGACTCGGGGCTGGTGTTCGCCGGGTCGACGCAGGGACTCCACGCTCTCGATGCCGAGTCGGGTGACAAACGGTGGACTCACGACATCGGCGACTGGGAGGTGACTGCGCCGGCTATCGGCCGCGACACGCTGTTCGTCGGTGGCGACCGCCTGTGGGCGCTGGACCCGACGGAGGGAGGGGGCGACGCCGGCCCACCGGTCCGCTTTGAACGGTCGTTCGACGGCCGCGTCGGTCCCGGCCCAGTCCTCGACGACGGCACCCTGTACGTCGTCGCAGAGACCGGCGCGGAGTCGACGCACCTGGTGGCGCTGTCGTAG
- a CDS encoding alpha-1 4-glucan-protein synthase, giving the protein MSTRQDTCVVIPTIREYECLRAYVENARNHGFDTDRLFFVLVTEDFCDTDAMEAMLDEEDVDGVVFDGSAREAWFADHDAAEFDHIVPAASHAQTSFGLLYMWAHDRFEYGVFIDDDTLPHDDEDFFGTHMDNLNYEGAVESVSSDESWVNVLYQSDTDLYPRGYPYAAMEETVETDTEHVDDVVASQGLWTNVPDLDAVRILMDGDLQGQAQTLTESSHFKRDFVAEEGQYLTVCSMNLAFRREIIPAFYQLPMDDNEWDVGRFDDIWSGLFLKRAADVLDKQVYNGGPLCEHNKAPRSTFDDLANEVAGLELNEHVWEVLDEVAHDADSFEAAFAEMADALAEGDFEEWNNGAFLNHCGEYMRDWLTCLDRVEGAGTRAKAAESAEVPADD; this is encoded by the coding sequence ATGAGTACACGACAGGATACCTGCGTCGTCATCCCGACGATTCGGGAGTACGAGTGCCTTCGTGCGTACGTGGAGAACGCACGCAACCACGGCTTCGACACCGACCGGTTGTTCTTCGTCCTCGTCACCGAGGACTTCTGCGACACCGACGCGATGGAAGCGATGCTCGACGAGGAGGACGTCGACGGCGTCGTCTTCGACGGCAGCGCACGCGAGGCGTGGTTCGCCGACCACGACGCCGCGGAGTTCGACCACATCGTGCCCGCCGCGAGTCACGCACAGACCTCCTTCGGTCTGCTGTATATGTGGGCGCACGACCGCTTCGAGTACGGCGTGTTCATCGACGACGACACGCTCCCGCACGACGACGAGGACTTCTTCGGCACCCACATGGACAACCTCAATTACGAGGGTGCGGTCGAATCCGTCAGTTCCGACGAGTCGTGGGTGAACGTCCTCTACCAGAGCGACACGGATCTGTACCCACGCGGCTATCCGTACGCCGCGATGGAGGAAACGGTCGAGACGGACACCGAACACGTCGACGACGTCGTCGCCTCGCAGGGCCTGTGGACGAACGTGCCGGACCTCGACGCCGTCCGCATCCTGATGGACGGCGACCTGCAGGGCCAGGCGCAGACCCTGACGGAGTCCTCCCACTTCAAGCGCGACTTCGTCGCCGAGGAGGGCCAGTACCTCACCGTCTGCTCGATGAACCTCGCGTTCCGTCGGGAAATCATCCCCGCGTTCTACCAACTGCCGATGGACGACAACGAGTGGGACGTCGGCCGCTTCGACGACATCTGGTCGGGGCTGTTCCTCAAGCGTGCCGCGGACGTCCTCGACAAGCAGGTGTACAACGGCGGTCCCCTCTGTGAACACAACAAGGCGCCGCGCTCGACGTTCGACGACCTCGCCAACGAGGTTGCGGGCCTCGAACTCAACGAACACGTCTGGGAAGTGCTCGACGAGGTTGCACACGACGCCGACTCCTTCGAGGCGGCGTTCGCGGAGATGGCCGACGCCCTCGCGGAGGGCGATTTCGAAGAATGGAACAACGGCGCCTTCCTCAACCACTGTGGAGAGTATATGCGCGACTGGCTGACCTGTCTCGACCGTGTCGAAGGCGCAGGGACCCGTGCGAAGGCCGCCGAGTCCGCGGAGGTGCCCGCCGATGACTGA
- a CDS encoding extracellular solute-binding protein: MTDERRTYRRRKVLASLGVAGAAGLAGCNGVLGGGEETSSGGGGGGGGTGSDSGEDAIGAAFEEFRGSGPLAQGRSDVGGTRIEDLPNLSGSLTIYLGGGEGGLYRDLLAKFGQIYPDFEYQVREAGTADAANTIISEGAATPADVFWSVDAGSLAAVANEGLTAGLPAEVIDPVPEEFHPDDQWVGVAGRARAIPYNTAELSEDDVPDSVMDFPESQALANAVGWAPTYGAFQSFVTAMRLIEGEDDTRAWLQGMLDAGVTEFSNEFLVSNAVADGALNAGFANHYYALRVQAARPNAPLDLAFTSGDAGALINAAGAQVLSASQNQELAFTFLRHLLSAEAQEFFATRTYAYPMVEDIAPVGGLPPVGELNPPSIDLNELSNIQPTLELMREVGVL; the protein is encoded by the coding sequence ATGACTGACGAGCGACGCACCTACCGACGGCGGAAGGTACTCGCGAGCCTCGGCGTCGCTGGTGCGGCCGGCCTCGCCGGGTGTAACGGTGTCCTCGGCGGCGGCGAGGAGACGAGCAGCGGCGGTGGCGGCGGTGGTGGCGGCACTGGCAGCGACAGCGGTGAGGACGCCATCGGCGCGGCCTTCGAGGAGTTCCGTGGCTCCGGTCCGCTCGCACAGGGGCGCTCCGACGTCGGCGGGACCCGCATCGAGGACCTGCCGAACCTCAGCGGCAGCCTCACCATCTACCTCGGCGGCGGCGAGGGTGGCCTCTACCGCGACCTGTTGGCGAAGTTCGGGCAGATCTACCCGGACTTCGAGTACCAGGTGCGGGAGGCCGGGACCGCAGACGCGGCGAACACCATCATCAGCGAGGGCGCGGCGACGCCGGCGGACGTGTTCTGGTCGGTCGACGCCGGGTCGCTCGCAGCGGTCGCCAACGAGGGGCTGACCGCGGGGCTGCCCGCGGAGGTCATCGACCCCGTCCCCGAGGAGTTCCACCCCGACGACCAGTGGGTCGGCGTCGCCGGCCGTGCACGCGCCATCCCGTACAACACGGCGGAACTCTCGGAGGACGACGTTCCCGACAGCGTGATGGACTTCCCCGAGTCGCAGGCGCTCGCGAACGCCGTCGGCTGGGCACCCACCTACGGCGCGTTCCAGTCGTTCGTCACCGCGATGCGACTCATCGAGGGCGAGGACGACACTCGGGCGTGGCTCCAGGGGATGCTCGACGCCGGCGTGACGGAGTTCAGCAACGAGTTCCTCGTCTCGAACGCCGTCGCCGACGGGGCGCTCAACGCTGGCTTCGCCAACCACTACTACGCGCTGCGCGTACAGGCCGCCCGGCCGAACGCGCCGCTCGACTTAGCGTTCACCAGCGGCGACGCCGGCGCCCTGATCAACGCCGCCGGCGCACAGGTGCTGTCGGCGAGTCAGAACCAGGAGTTGGCGTTCACCTTCCTCCGCCACCTGCTGTCGGCGGAGGCGCAGGAGTTCTTCGCCACGCGGACGTACGCGTACCCGATGGTCGAGGACATCGCCCCGGTCGGCGGACTGCCGCCGGTCGGCGAACTGAACCCGCCGAGCATCGACCTCAACGAACTCTCGAACATCCAGCCGACGCTGGAACTGATGCGCGAGGTGGGCGTGCTGTGA